From one Eptesicus fuscus isolate TK198812 chromosome 3, DD_ASM_mEF_20220401, whole genome shotgun sequence genomic stretch:
- the LOC129147630 gene encoding keratin-associated protein 27-1: MSPSHGPALRRFYEAPPLAAIEHAPRPVSLEGGLVLPSSCHGRTWLLAPVGEARGGTGGGRGPDRPREPSLEASAVPTARLPGAAQAPGGHAGPCERLRGPSGSAVAESTCASQPLPAGKSRPPGSAIQGRPPGVTERWPPKIHVPRNPPALDRESSQGHAQSPDSRPCRPLVSVTPGPQLPEPSAGVCEPTCCVTGGWQLPRK, encoded by the coding sequence ATGTCCCCGAGCCACGGCCCCGCGCTCAGGCGCTTCTACGAGGCGCCCCCTCTCGCGGCCATCGAACACGCCCCGCGTCCCGTGAGCTTGGAGGGTGGACTGGTTCTGCCCAGCAGCTGCCACGGCAGGACCTGGCTCTTGGCCCCCGTGGGCGAGGCCCGTGGTGGCACCGGCGGCGGCCGAGGGCCTGACCGCCCACGGGAGCCGAGCCTGGAGGCCAGCGCCGTGCCCACGGCCCGCCTCCCCGGAGCTGCCCAGGCGCCTGGCGGCCACGCCGGCCCCTGCGAAAGGCTGAGGGGCCCGTCGGGGAGCGCCGTGGCCGAGTCCACGTGTGCGTCTCAGCCTCTCCCAGCAGGAAAGAGCCGGCCCCCGGGCTCTGCCATCCAGGGCCGTCCCCCTGGGGTGACCGAGCGCTGGCCCCCCAAGATTCATGTGCCCAGGAATCCCCCGGCTCTGGACCGTGAGTCCAGCCAGGGCCACGCTCAGAGCCCCGACTCCAGGCCATGCCGACCTCTCGTCTCGGTCACGCCGGGGCCACAGCTTCCGGAACCTTCTGCGGGTGTGTGTGAGCCAACCTGCTGCGTGAcggggggctggcagctgcccaggAAGTGA